In the genome of Flaviflexus ciconiae, one region contains:
- a CDS encoding DMSO/selenate family reductase complex A subunit, which translates to MTSQALKQDVSRRSFMKWSGVAGGSAALVATATHLGMPSAHKAAAATDGMEGVDKTVWSACTVNCGSRCPIRLQVKDGVVVRVLTDNTGTNELGSQQVRACVRGRSQRERIYSPNRLKKPMKRKPGTKRGEEQWEEISWDQALDEIADKMKAIKEEYGNEAFYIQYGTGVLGAIMSCSWPPDSSPVARLLNVYGGYLDHYGTYSSSQISNITPYVYGSGMSSNSREDAKNATLQVMFGSNILETRMGGGSQLFVAQQTKKESGVRTIVIDPRYSQTAVALSDEWVPIRPGTDAALIAGMIHVMLEKNLHDQDFLDKYCVGFDEDTLPESAPRNSSYRAYVEGKGEDGIEKTPEWASETTGIPASKIRSLAMEIGGAEACAITQALGPQRHANGENNARSILLLAAVTGNIGIPGGGTGNDCGSQGLSFARPFTTEVSNPSNKIISVFSWFEAIENGPQMDTFNAGVGVKPESGARTMKIPVDEDGNAENTKLEVPIKALFQYGSNALVNQSGDNNRSVEILQDESKAELIVTCDIRYTVSSRYSDYLLPGTTTSEESDIHPGENSGPMGYGIVSSQAIEPLYECRNIFDICTDLADRLEVKDAFTGGKTRDEWLNATIEATREGDPDLPSYEEWKEMGLFRKETGTTVAMQDFREDPEANPLGTPSGKIEIYSERLATMADHWTFGSFHPKEKGDKLSAIPEFVETWEGAVESKENEKFPFQLIGHHYMQRTHSSYGNIGWLQEAHPQVVWVNKLDAEKKGIEDGDEVFVYNDRGTCKLPAKVTERIAPGIMSIPQGAWFDPRTDITPPEGANPDKPVDVAGSVNSLTSLHPSPLAKGNSVHTTLANIVKA; encoded by the coding sequence ATGACCTCGCAAGCCTTAAAACAGGATGTCTCACGACGTTCATTCATGAAGTGGTCGGGTGTTGCAGGTGGATCCGCAGCGCTCGTTGCCACAGCGACGCACTTGGGCATGCCATCCGCCCACAAAGCCGCAGCCGCCACAGACGGCATGGAAGGTGTCGATAAGACAGTCTGGTCGGCGTGCACGGTGAACTGCGGTTCTCGTTGCCCCATCAGACTGCAGGTGAAGGACGGTGTCGTTGTCAGGGTTTTGACCGACAACACTGGAACAAACGAGCTTGGCAGCCAGCAGGTCCGCGCATGTGTTCGTGGCCGTTCACAGCGCGAACGTATTTATTCCCCAAACCGTCTCAAGAAGCCGATGAAGCGCAAGCCCGGCACGAAACGGGGCGAGGAGCAGTGGGAAGAGATTTCCTGGGATCAGGCTCTTGACGAGATCGCTGACAAGATGAAGGCGATCAAGGAAGAGTACGGCAACGAAGCCTTCTACATTCAGTACGGTACGGGCGTTCTCGGCGCCATCATGTCATGCTCCTGGCCGCCCGACTCCTCACCAGTTGCGCGCCTGCTCAACGTCTACGGTGGCTACCTTGATCACTACGGGACTTACTCATCATCCCAGATCAGCAACATCACGCCTTACGTCTACGGCAGTGGCATGTCATCTAATTCCCGCGAGGACGCCAAGAATGCGACCCTGCAGGTGATGTTTGGGTCAAACATTCTCGAGACTCGTATGGGTGGAGGTAGCCAGCTATTTGTCGCCCAGCAGACGAAGAAGGAATCGGGCGTTCGCACGATCGTTATCGACCCGCGCTACTCGCAGACCGCAGTCGCACTGAGCGATGAGTGGGTACCAATCCGTCCAGGTACGGATGCCGCTCTCATTGCGGGCATGATTCACGTGATGCTTGAGAAGAACCTGCACGATCAGGATTTCCTCGACAAGTACTGCGTGGGCTTTGACGAGGACACCCTTCCCGAAAGTGCACCAAGAAACTCTTCCTACCGCGCATATGTTGAAGGCAAGGGCGAGGACGGCATTGAGAAGACCCCCGAATGGGCATCTGAAACTACCGGCATTCCCGCCTCAAAGATTCGTAGTCTCGCAATGGAAATCGGTGGCGCCGAAGCCTGTGCCATCACCCAGGCACTGGGTCCGCAACGCCATGCCAACGGCGAGAACAACGCTCGTTCAATCCTGCTACTCGCCGCGGTGACCGGCAATATTGGCATTCCCGGTGGCGGTACCGGTAACGACTGCGGCTCACAGGGCCTGTCGTTCGCGCGCCCCTTCACGACCGAGGTCTCAAACCCCTCGAACAAGATCATCTCGGTTTTCTCTTGGTTCGAAGCAATCGAGAACGGGCCACAAATGGATACGTTTAACGCCGGCGTCGGCGTCAAGCCCGAGAGTGGGGCACGCACCATGAAAATCCCGGTCGACGAAGACGGTAATGCCGAGAACACCAAGCTGGAGGTCCCAATTAAGGCGCTTTTCCAGTACGGGTCAAACGCTCTCGTCAATCAGTCCGGTGACAACAACAGGTCTGTCGAGATTCTCCAGGACGAATCGAAGGCTGAACTGATCGTCACTTGCGATATTCGATACACGGTTTCGTCCCGCTACTCGGATTACCTTCTTCCAGGAACAACAACATCCGAAGAGAGCGACATCCACCCGGGTGAGAACTCTGGCCCCATGGGGTACGGCATCGTCTCGTCCCAGGCGATCGAGCCACTGTACGAATGCCGCAATATATTCGACATTTGCACGGACCTTGCAGACCGCCTCGAAGTCAAGGACGCCTTCACCGGTGGCAAGACTCGTGACGAGTGGCTTAACGCCACGATTGAGGCCACACGCGAAGGGGATCCGGACCTTCCCTCCTACGAGGAATGGAAGGAAATGGGCCTATTCCGCAAGGAAACCGGGACCACGGTGGCCATGCAGGACTTCCGCGAGGACCCCGAAGCCAACCCCCTTGGCACACCATCAGGAAAGATTGAGATCTATTCCGAACGACTCGCAACCATGGCCGATCACTGGACCTTCGGCAGCTTCCATCCGAAAGAGAAGGGCGACAAGCTCAGCGCAATCCCCGAGTTCGTAGAGACCTGGGAAGGTGCTGTCGAGTCGAAAGAGAACGAGAAGTTCCCATTCCAGCTCATCGGACACCACTACATGCAACGGACGCACTCAAGCTATGGCAACATCGGCTGGCTACAGGAGGCCCATCCGCAGGTTGTGTGGGTAAACAAGCTGGACGCCGAGAAGAAGGGAATCGAGGACGGCGACGAAGTATTCGTCTACAACGACCGCGGCACGTGCAAGCTTCCTGCCAAGGTCACCGAGCGCATTGCGCCCGGCATTATGTCCATTCCGCAGGGTGCATGGTTCGATCCTCGAACCGACATCACACCACCCGAAGGTGCAAATCCCGACAAGCCTGTCGACGTTGCAGGATCCGTCAACTCACTGACATCGCTCCACCCGTCACCTCTGGCAAAGGGAAACTCCGTACACACAACTCTGGCGAACATCGTCAAGGCGTAA
- a CDS encoding DMSO/selenate family reductase complex A subunit: MTSQMTGHRVSRRSFMKWSGVAGGSAALVATAAHLGMPSTHQASATDGIEGVDATVWNACLANCQSRCPLRLQVKDGTVVRVLPDNTGSDELGDLQIRACVRGLNQRERIYSPDRIKKPMKRTGKRGEGKWEEISWEEAFDTIASEMRRVKETYGNEALWYHYGSGSTGGNITKRGTWPRLINSYGGYLGQYGTYSTAQIRAGIPYSYGAYLGSNSLEDAVNTRLQVFFGNNPLETRMSGGGELGVVQKIKKEHGVRTIVIDPRYSDTAVDVADQWVPIRPGTDTALIAGMIYVMVQENLHDQEFLDEYCVGFDEETMPDGAPENASYRSYLEGKGPDGVEKTPEWAADITGIPADTIRNLARDIVTTKPCAITQGWGPQRQASGENTARAIALLATVTGNIGIAGGGNGARESNYSVPVTAFPNFDGDAAPVSTQISCFNWIEAIEDGPSMTDVQHGVRGKEKLDVGIKLMVINSSNTLINQHNDVHRTQKALEDDSKCEFILVIDHQWTPSCEWGDMVLPATTNFEENDIVPGGSCGDMGWSIWGGKAIEPLYETKTGYEICTEIARRLGIEQEFTQGRTQEEWRSWIFEETRANVPDFPSEEELEEMGVWRKHNPDGLTIGMKAFRDDPEANPLTTPSGKIEIYSSTLAEMADTWIFEGVTEGDKLTALPEHIDTWEGALEARTSEFPLQCLAHHYKGRTHSSYANLPKNLEAHPQMVWINEKDASDRGIKNGDTVDVYNNRGTIRTEARVTPRIAPGVVSVPQGAWYTPDEDGVDVGGNVNTIMKYHPSPLAKGNPGHTALVEVRPV; this comes from the coding sequence ATGACTTCACAGATGACGGGCCACAGGGTATCCCGTCGGTCGTTCATGAAGTGGTCGGGCGTTGCGGGAGGATCCGCAGCACTTGTCGCCACCGCCGCACACCTTGGTATGCCAAGCACACACCAGGCCTCGGCAACGGACGGCATAGAGGGCGTTGACGCCACCGTCTGGAATGCTTGCCTTGCCAACTGTCAGTCACGTTGCCCGCTTCGACTTCAGGTTAAGGACGGCACGGTTGTCCGGGTCCTGCCTGACAACACGGGCTCGGATGAGCTTGGCGATCTTCAGATCCGCGCCTGCGTGCGCGGACTCAACCAGCGCGAACGCATCTACTCCCCGGATCGCATCAAGAAACCGATGAAGCGCACGGGTAAGCGCGGCGAAGGTAAGTGGGAGGAGATCTCCTGGGAGGAAGCCTTCGACACCATTGCTTCGGAGATGAGGAGAGTCAAGGAAACCTACGGCAACGAAGCTCTGTGGTACCACTACGGCTCAGGATCAACCGGTGGCAACATCACGAAGCGTGGCACCTGGCCTCGTCTTATCAACTCTTACGGCGGTTACCTCGGTCAGTATGGGACCTATTCGACCGCACAGATCCGCGCAGGTATTCCCTACAGTTACGGGGCTTACCTCGGATCCAACTCACTAGAAGATGCCGTGAACACACGTCTGCAGGTGTTCTTCGGAAACAACCCACTTGAGACCCGCATGTCCGGCGGCGGCGAACTGGGCGTCGTTCAGAAGATCAAAAAGGAACACGGCGTTCGGACGATTGTCATCGATCCCCGATACTCAGATACTGCCGTCGACGTCGCTGATCAATGGGTTCCGATTCGCCCCGGAACAGATACTGCACTAATTGCAGGAATGATCTACGTAATGGTTCAGGAGAATCTCCACGACCAGGAGTTCCTCGACGAATACTGTGTCGGTTTTGATGAGGAAACCATGCCTGACGGCGCACCAGAGAACGCTTCCTATCGTTCATACCTCGAAGGTAAGGGCCCCGACGGTGTCGAAAAGACTCCGGAATGGGCTGCTGACATCACCGGAATCCCGGCCGACACAATCCGGAACCTCGCACGCGATATTGTCACAACCAAACCCTGTGCTATCACCCAGGGCTGGGGGCCTCAGCGACAAGCAAGTGGAGAAAACACCGCCCGCGCCATCGCACTGCTTGCCACTGTAACCGGCAACATCGGCATTGCTGGCGGCGGCAACGGTGCTCGTGAAAGCAACTACTCTGTCCCCGTCACAGCATTCCCCAACTTTGACGGCGATGCAGCACCGGTTTCAACTCAGATCTCCTGTTTCAACTGGATTGAGGCAATCGAAGACGGGCCGAGCATGACGGATGTTCAGCATGGCGTGCGCGGCAAGGAGAAACTCGATGTTGGCATCAAACTCATGGTCATCAACTCCTCGAACACCCTGATCAACCAGCACAACGATGTCCACCGGACTCAGAAGGCTCTCGAAGACGACAGCAAGTGCGAGTTCATTCTTGTTATCGACCACCAGTGGACACCGAGTTGCGAATGGGGCGATATGGTCCTGCCCGCAACAACCAACTTTGAAGAGAACGACATTGTTCCAGGTGGTTCATGTGGCGATATGGGCTGGTCCATCTGGGGTGGCAAAGCCATTGAGCCACTTTACGAGACTAAGACCGGTTACGAAATCTGTACCGAGATTGCTCGCCGACTGGGCATCGAGCAAGAGTTCACACAGGGACGCACACAGGAAGAATGGCGGTCTTGGATCTTCGAGGAGACGCGAGCCAACGTTCCTGACTTCCCCTCCGAAGAGGAACTCGAAGAGATGGGAGTATGGCGCAAGCACAACCCGGACGGTCTAACAATTGGCATGAAAGCCTTCCGTGACGATCCTGAGGCTAATCCACTCACAACCCCATCCGGAAAGATTGAAATCTATTCATCTACTCTCGCTGAAATGGCAGACACCTGGATCTTCGAAGGAGTGACCGAGGGCGACAAACTAACGGCACTACCTGAGCACATCGATACTTGGGAAGGCGCCCTCGAAGCGCGCACAAGCGAATTCCCGCTCCAGTGCCTTGCACACCACTACAAGGGCCGGACGCATTCCTCCTACGCGAACCTTCCGAAGAACCTCGAGGCTCACCCGCAGATGGTCTGGATCAATGAGAAGGACGCCAGCGACCGTGGAATTAAGAACGGCGATACCGTTGACGTCTACAACAATCGCGGCACGATTCGCACCGAAGCCCGCGTGACCCCACGCATCGCCCCCGGTGTAGTTTCCGTTCCCCAGGGCGCTTGGTACACACCCGATGAGGATGGTGTGGACGTGGGAGGCAACGTCAACACCATCATGAAGTACCACCCGTCACCGCTGGCAAAGGGGAATCCCGGTCACACTGCACTCGTAGAAGTCAGGCCAGTATAG
- a CDS encoding DMSO/selenate family reductase complex A subunit, with amino-acid sequence MTIAANRERTGLSRRSFMKWSGVAGGSAALVATAAHLGMPGTSAQADSDGMTDADKTVWSACTVNCGSRCPLRLQVKDGTVVRVLPDNTGTDELGSQQVRACVRGRSQRHRIYNPDRLKKPMKRKPGTKRGDEQWEEISWEQALNEIADKMKDIKENYGNEAFYIQYGTGVLGSTMACSWPPDTTAFAKLLNCYGGYLDHYSDYSTAPITQAYPYHYGSWVNGNSFDDAKNSKLQVMFGNNPLETRMSGGGQLFVTQDTKKNHGVKTIVIDPRYSETAALLADEWVGLRPGTDAALIAGMIHTMISEDLQDQDFLDTYVVGFDEDTLPEGAPENSSYRSYLEGKGADGIEKTPAWASEITGVPAERIRQLAREIAAAKPCSITQGWGPQRHANGENNARAIFMLAAVTGNVGIPGGGTGAREGAQALPLSKPFYNVPNPSNKIISVFGWLDAIEYGDQLDTFNGGVCEKVAPGVRSNKVPVDDNGNPTNISLDVPLKGIFQYGSNSLVNQTGDNNRSVEILQDETKAELIVTCDIQYTVSARYSDYVLPGTSTAEESDIHPGENAGPMAYGIVSQAAIDPLYECRTIFDICTELADRLGVKEEFTGGKTREEWLEETINVAREADAELPTYEEWKEMGIFRKNQGPAVALADFREDPEANPLPTPSGKIEIYSDRLAAMSEKWEFGVFRPELPGDKLTALPEFVETWEGALEARENDKYPLQVIGHHYKARTHSSYGNVDWLKEAHTQSAWINPIDAAARGIENDDEVFVYNDRGTVRLPAKVTERIVPGTMSIPQGAWFDPKGASDVKPPSEANQDKPVDVAGSVNTLTSLHPSPLAKGNAVHTTLANVVKA; translated from the coding sequence ATGACAATTGCCGCTAACCGGGAACGCACGGGGCTCTCTCGTCGTTCGTTTATGAAGTGGTCGGGGGTTGCCGGCGGCTCTGCCGCACTGGTTGCAACTGCCGCTCATCTTGGAATGCCTGGTACGTCCGCCCAGGCCGATTCCGACGGCATGACCGACGCCGATAAGACCGTCTGGTCCGCATGCACGGTGAACTGTGGTTCCCGTTGCCCTCTCCGTCTTCAGGTCAAGGACGGTACCGTCGTCCGCGTCCTCCCTGACAACACCGGCACCGACGAGCTCGGCAGCCAGCAGGTTCGCGCCTGCGTCCGTGGCCGTTCGCAGCGCCACCGTATCTACAACCCCGATCGCCTCAAGAAGCCAATGAAGCGTAAGCCCGGCACCAAGCGTGGCGATGAGCAGTGGGAAGAGATCTCGTGGGAGCAGGCTCTTAACGAGATTGCCGACAAGATGAAGGACATCAAGGAGAACTACGGCAACGAAGCTTTCTACATCCAGTACGGAACAGGCGTCCTTGGTTCCACGATGGCTTGCTCATGGCCGCCGGACACCACCGCTTTCGCAAAGCTTCTGAACTGCTATGGCGGATACCTTGATCACTACTCGGACTACTCGACCGCTCCGATCACGCAGGCTTACCCATACCACTACGGTAGCTGGGTTAACGGCAACTCCTTCGACGACGCGAAGAACTCGAAGCTTCAGGTCATGTTCGGTAACAACCCGCTCGAGACTCGTATGTCGGGTGGCGGCCAGCTGTTCGTCACGCAGGACACGAAGAAGAACCACGGCGTTAAGACGATCGTGATCGATCCCCGCTACTCGGAGACGGCCGCACTTCTCGCTGATGAGTGGGTCGGTCTGCGTCCCGGCACCGATGCTGCTCTTATTGCCGGCATGATCCACACGATGATCTCTGAGGATCTGCAGGATCAGGATTTCCTCGACACGTACGTTGTTGGTTTCGATGAGGACACCCTCCCCGAGGGCGCTCCGGAGAACTCCTCCTACCGTTCCTACCTTGAGGGCAAGGGCGCAGACGGCATCGAGAAGACTCCCGCGTGGGCTTCCGAGATCACCGGCGTTCCCGCCGAGCGGATCCGTCAGCTTGCCCGCGAGATCGCGGCTGCTAAGCCATGTTCGATCACGCAGGGCTGGGGCCCGCAACGTCATGCCAATGGCGAGAACAATGCTCGTGCAATCTTTATGCTCGCTGCCGTGACCGGCAACGTCGGCATCCCCGGTGGTGGCACCGGTGCCCGCGAGGGCGCGCAGGCGCTACCACTCAGCAAGCCGTTCTACAACGTTCCGAACCCGTCGAACAAGATCATCTCCGTGTTCGGCTGGCTTGATGCCATCGAGTACGGCGATCAGCTAGATACATTCAACGGCGGTGTTTGCGAGAAGGTCGCCCCCGGCGTCCGCTCGAACAAAGTCCCGGTTGACGACAACGGCAACCCGACGAACATCAGTCTGGACGTTCCCCTTAAGGGAATCTTCCAGTACGGCTCAAACTCGCTGGTTAACCAGACCGGTGACAACAACCGGTCGGTCGAGATTCTCCAGGATGAGACGAAGGCTGAGCTGATCGTTACCTGCGATATCCAGTACACGGTTTCCGCTCGCTACTCGGACTACGTCCTTCCCGGCACGTCAACAGCTGAGGAATCGGACATTCACCCTGGCGAGAATGCTGGCCCGATGGCCTATGGGATTGTTTCGCAGGCTGCAATTGATCCCCTTTACGAGTGCCGCACGATCTTCGACATTTGCACCGAGCTGGCTGACCGTCTTGGTGTGAAGGAAGAGTTCACCGGTGGCAAGACCCGCGAGGAATGGCTCGAAGAGACCATTAACGTTGCTCGCGAGGCAGATGCTGAGCTCCCCACCTATGAAGAGTGGAAGGAAATGGGCATCTTCCGTAAGAACCAGGGTCCTGCGGTTGCACTCGCAGATTTCCGTGAGGATCCGGAGGCTAACCCGCTTCCGACTCCGTCCGGAAAGATTGAAATCTACTCCGACCGTCTGGCAGCAATGTCAGAGAAGTGGGAGTTTGGCGTGTTCCGTCCCGAGCTGCCTGGCGACAAGCTGACAGCTCTTCCGGAATTCGTCGAGACTTGGGAAGGCGCCTTGGAGGCCCGCGAGAATGACAAGTACCCGCTACAGGTCATTGGTCACCACTACAAGGCACGTACACACTCCAGCTACGGAAACGTGGACTGGCTAAAGGAAGCGCACACGCAGTCCGCATGGATCAACCCGATCGATGCTGCTGCACGTGGAATCGAGAACGACGACGAAGTGTTCGTGTACAACGATCGCGGAACCGTCCGTCTCCCGGCAAAGGTGACGGAACGTATCGTTCCGGGAACGATGTCGATTCCGCAGGGCGCTTGGTTCGATCCGAAGGGCGCTTCGGATGTCAAGCCGCCTAGCGAGGCCAATCAGGACAAGCCGGTCGATGTCGCCGGATCTGTCAACACGCTCACGTCACTGCACCCCTCGCCGCTTGCGAAGGGCAACGCGGTGCACACAACCCTAGCTAACGTCGTCAAGGCCTGA
- a CDS encoding DMSO/selenate family reductase complex B subunit, with the protein MATAEITAGANYGFFFDQSLCTGCKACQIACKDKHDLPVGVNWRRVVEYSGGSWQESGNTFTPNVFTYYTSIACNHCENAICMEVCPTTAMSRREDGTIYVDSDKCVGCRYCEWACAYSAPQFNAETGQMTKCDLCYDYRSTGQDPACVSACPSRALDWGPIDQLREEYGNTDNIAPLPDPSITNPRLVVNPHRDAQTWDAASGAIANPKEI; encoded by the coding sequence ATGGCCACTGCTGAAATCACGGCCGGAGCGAACTACGGGTTCTTCTTCGACCAGTCTCTCTGCACAGGCTGCAAGGCTTGTCAGATCGCCTGTAAGGACAAGCATGATCTTCCCGTCGGTGTGAACTGGCGCCGGGTCGTCGAGTACTCGGGCGGTTCCTGGCAGGAGTCGGGGAACACCTTCACTCCCAACGTCTTCACCTACTACACATCCATTGCTTGCAACCACTGCGAGAACGCGATCTGCATGGAGGTCTGCCCCACGACGGCGATGTCCCGCCGCGAGGATGGCACCATCTACGTCGACTCCGACAAGTGCGTTGGTTGCCGCTACTGCGAGTGGGCCTGCGCCTACTCCGCTCCCCAGTTCAACGCAGAGACCGGTCAGATGACCAAGTGCGACCTCTGCTACGACTACCGCTCGACCGGTCAGGATCCCGCGTGTGTCTCGGCATGCCCGTCGCGCGCACTAGACTGGGGTCCGATCGACCAGCTGCGTGAGGAGTACGGCAACACGGACAACATCGCTCCGCTTCCGGATCCCTCGATCACGAACCCGCGTCTCGTCGTCAACCCGCACCGCGATGCCCAGACCTGGGATGCCGCTTCCGGTGCTATTGCGAACCCGAAGGAAATCTGA
- a CDS encoding dimethyl sulfoxide reductase anchor subunit family protein, translating into MNLHELPMIIFTVFAQMSVGAFVALGVINVVGTPKYGRETIERVTDPAIYAIGPTLVFGLIASMFHMNDITNTLNVLRNWDTSWLSREIILGVGFAGLGFLFAIMQWFKIASHTIRQAIALLAAIVGLGLVYSMSMIYASVETIPAWNTWSVPVQFFATTFLLGALAVGAAILIHMSIRFRSSDNGTPAAPATDSTVDGTDGDGKGGVGLLQKTKLQARSMTRERLTVDSPDAKAGVQIIRWVAITSVVIGVIIFINYIFHIINLATGVPAAQLAAEEYQSGFFFVRLALLGIAAVLLAVFTYRTANQEFKNPKTLTILMMTALVLAVVTEFMGRSVHYDTLFRVGM; encoded by the coding sequence ATGAACCTCCACGAACTACCCATGATCATCTTTACCGTCTTCGCGCAGATGAGCGTCGGCGCCTTCGTGGCTCTCGGTGTCATCAACGTAGTCGGTACCCCCAAGTACGGTCGCGAGACGATCGAGCGGGTCACGGACCCTGCTATCTACGCGATTGGCCCGACCCTCGTGTTCGGCCTTATCGCCTCGATGTTCCACATGAACGACATTACGAACACGCTCAACGTCCTTCGTAACTGGGATACGTCCTGGCTGTCGCGTGAGATCATCCTCGGTGTTGGCTTCGCTGGCCTCGGCTTCCTCTTCGCCATCATGCAGTGGTTCAAGATCGCCAGCCACACGATTCGCCAGGCCATCGCGCTTCTGGCAGCTATCGTTGGCCTCGGCCTGGTCTACTCGATGTCGATGATTTACGCCTCGGTTGAGACCATCCCCGCATGGAACACCTGGTCGGTCCCCGTCCAGTTCTTCGCAACCACCTTCCTCCTGGGTGCCCTAGCAGTTGGGGCCGCGATCCTCATTCACATGTCGATCCGCTTCCGCTCATCCGACAACGGCACGCCGGCAGCACCGGCCACTGACAGCACTGTCGATGGCACCGATGGTGACGGCAAGGGCGGCGTTGGCCTCCTCCAGAAGACGAAACTCCAGGCCCGTTCCATGACCCGTGAGCGGCTCACAGTTGACTCCCCGGACGCCAAGGCTGGCGTCCAGATCATCCGCTGGGTTGCGATCACGTCGGTCGTTATTGGTGTCATTATCTTCATCAACTACATCTTCCACATCATCAACCTGGCCACGGGCGTTCCGGCGGCACAGCTGGCCGCCGAGGAATACCAGTCTGGCTTCTTCTTCGTCCGTCTTGCTCTCCTGGGAATCGCAGCTGTTCTCCTTGCAGTCTTCACGTACAGGACCGCTAACCAGGAGTTCAAGAACCCGAAGACCCTGACGATCCTCATGATGACGGCGCTCGTTCTCGCTGTTGTTACCGAGTTCATGGGCCGCTCGGTCCACTACGACACGCTCTTCCGAGTAGGTATGTAG
- a CDS encoding TorD/DmsD family molecular chaperone, whose amino-acid sequence MAELLDEWPIEDEGDTAFGLKELRASLAEKEEVAQIRRDHNLLYGVTAGAKVPPYESVHRNRDGLIFDEETLQVRSEYRKLGLQAPKLNQEPDDHIGLEFNFIAQSCLRSLDALDQDSTTDASRYYGIGAVFMEQHIMEWAPAMLEEAAEAAETRFYRGIMYMSLGALAAYAVGQ is encoded by the coding sequence TTGGCTGAGCTACTGGACGAGTGGCCGATCGAGGACGAGGGCGATACCGCGTTCGGTCTCAAGGAGCTCCGCGCATCGCTTGCGGAGAAGGAAGAGGTCGCGCAGATCCGCCGCGACCACAACCTCCTGTATGGCGTGACGGCAGGGGCAAAGGTTCCCCCCTACGAGTCCGTGCACCGTAATCGTGACGGTCTGATCTTTGATGAGGAAACCCTTCAGGTACGTTCCGAGTACCGCAAGCTTGGCCTGCAAGCTCCCAAGCTCAACCAGGAGCCCGATGACCACATCGGCCTCGAGTTTAACTTCATTGCACAGTCCTGCCTGCGTTCCCTCGATGCTCTCGATCAGGATTCGACAACCGACGCTTCCCGCTACTACGGGATCGGTGCCGTATTCATGGAGCAGCACATCATGGAGTGGGCTCCCGCAATGCTTGAGGAAGCCGCAGAGGCCGCGGAGACACGTTTCTACCGGGGAATCATGTACATGTCGCTCGGGGCACTAGCGGCGTACGCAGTGGGTCAATGA
- a CDS encoding 4Fe-4S dicluster domain-containing protein, whose translation MTGLRLLHSWLRANDPGPIALLEPGEDLLVADKKIPAVLLTEPLAEIPRHEILEALGLGATEIYLHGEPGDLSKLVETLEVAGITKLREASRVIKPKSSFSADDVPHSRRDLFGMGASTLQLPDDDMLPEDRERLALTRLLQAEGVEPSVLADTPSHGLLLQTSGCTACGVCVKACPTDALELTYTEIGTERRISSLGIVDSQCIGCRKCVELCPESAFTVEGNTSWETRLADTPKRPLETIPTVKCEKCKTFFPLKEGGTLCKTCKATRDNPFAIRWPEGVPKPPGLNF comes from the coding sequence ATGACGGGCCTGAGGCTTCTCCATTCTTGGCTGCGAGCCAACGATCCCGGTCCTATCGCTCTTCTGGAACCGGGTGAGGATCTTCTTGTCGCGGATAAGAAGATCCCGGCCGTCCTGCTTACCGAGCCACTGGCAGAGATTCCTCGTCACGAGATCCTTGAAGCGCTAGGGCTCGGGGCCACCGAGATTTATCTTCACGGTGAACCGGGCGATCTCTCAAAACTTGTCGAAACCCTAGAAGTAGCCGGCATCACCAAACTCAGGGAAGCTTCGAGGGTCATTAAGCCAAAGAGTTCGTTCAGTGCGGACGACGTTCCTCATTCACGCCGTGACCTTTTTGGCATGGGAGCAAGCACCCTTCAGCTTCCGGACGACGACATGCTTCCGGAGGACCGCGAGCGCCTCGCTCTCACAAGGCTTCTTCAGGCCGAGGGCGTAGAACCGTCCGTCCTGGCTGACACCCCGTCCCACGGTCTGCTACTACAAACCTCGGGGTGTACCGCGTGTGGCGTATGCGTGAAGGCCTGTCCAACGGACGCTCTGGAGTTGACGTACACGGAGATAGGAACCGAGCGGAGAATCTCCTCACTCGGGATCGTCGACTCTCAGTGCATTGGTTGCCGTAAGTGCGTGGAACTCTGTCCCGAATCGGCGTTTACGGTCGAGGGCAATACGTCGTGGGAGACGCGCCTAGCAGACACTCCAAAGCGTCCGCTCGAAACAATTCCGACGGTCAAGTGCGAGAAGTGCAAAACCTTCTTCCCGTTGAAGGAAGGCGGGACGCTCTGCAAGACCTGTAAGGCAACCCGCGACAATCCCTTCGCAATCCGGTGGCCCGAGGGAGTTCCGAAACCTCCCGGCCTGAACTTCTAA